From the uncultured Methanobrevibacter sp. genome, one window contains:
- a CDS encoding DJ-1/PfpI family protein, with protein MKKIGITYVKGAVPGFENFGGLPTDIVKSNGLVNGVKASEELDALIIPGGTIIESDDVNDDLKKEIKKIANDGKPVIGICAGFQLLSNQTDIGRKSEVPIIKEGLGLIDINFSPLISSDRVKAKVYDNSFITKGQKEDVRGFHTHTYGKATGDAKPLFYSQIQRMNYGDVNKESEYNIFSGACNDDGNVIGTMIHNILDENPIIRDNLLNYIDTSPEDIISRNKEFRSKINKDLGIDSGYKIEKLSQEFLKYKNNGNGPKFLMIGSNGSDSGKTFILTGLAGALRRKGLKVGLLKVGPDVRDIVPGLYLTNGKMEDYSSIKIGHLGWMDIKKAVEQLNKSYYDIVLIEGVMSVFTGLLNEKVPYSASEIAMSSNIPMLLISGVNKGGIESAAVDLVAHANMLEKLGVTVEGILLNKVYNQKIFENVVPYIKNNTHVKNVLKVSKLKIKGRGFTPEVEIRYDLFSKYALECIEENIDINIIADMAKNVEFNRIVPFEEIKNKVI; from the coding sequence ATGAAAAAAATAGGAATAACCTATGTAAAAGGAGCTGTTCCGGGATTTGAAAACTTTGGAGGGTTACCTACAGACATTGTTAAATCAAATGGTTTGGTTAATGGTGTTAAAGCTAGTGAAGAATTAGATGCTTTAATTATTCCTGGTGGAACAATAATTGAATCAGATGATGTTAATGATGATTTAAAAAAAGAAATAAAAAAAATAGCTAATGATGGAAAGCCGGTTATAGGAATCTGTGCAGGATTTCAACTACTTTCAAACCAGACTGATATCGGGAGAAAATCAGAAGTTCCAATAATAAAAGAAGGTCTTGGTTTAATAGATATTAATTTTTCTCCACTTATAAGCAGTGACCGTGTGAAAGCTAAAGTTTATGATAATTCTTTTATTACAAAAGGTCAAAAAGAGGATGTTAGAGGATTTCATACTCATACTTATGGTAAGGCTACTGGAGATGCTAAACCTTTATTTTATTCACAGATTCAAAGAATGAATTATGGTGATGTTAATAAAGAATCTGAATATAATATTTTCTCAGGAGCATGTAATGATGACGGAAATGTTATTGGAACTATGATTCATAATATTTTAGATGAAAATCCGATTATTAGAGATAATCTGTTAAATTATATTGATACATCACCAGAAGACATTATTAGTAGAAATAAGGAATTCAGAAGTAAAATAAATAAGGATCTTGGAATAGATTCTGGATATAAAATAGAAAAATTATCTCAGGAATTTTTAAAATATAAAAATAATGGAAACGGACCTAAATTTTTAATGATAGGAAGTAATGGTTCTGATTCTGGAAAAACATTTATTTTAACAGGATTAGCTGGAGCATTAAGAAGAAAAGGACTGAAAGTTGGACTTTTAAAAGTAGGTCCTGATGTAAGAGATATTGTTCCGGGATTATATCTTACAAATGGTAAAATGGAAGATTACAGTTCTATAAAAATCGGTCATTTAGGTTGGATGGATATCAAAAAAGCTGTTGAACAATTAAACAAATCATATTATGACATTGTGTTAATTGAAGGAGTTATGAGTGTATTTACAGGATTATTAAATGAAAAAGTACCTTATTCAGCAAGTGAAATAGCTATGTCATCAAATATCCCAATGTTACTTATATCTGGAGTAAATAAAGGAGGTATTGAATCAGCAGCAGTTGATTTAGTAGCTCATGCAAATATGCTGGAAAAACTTGGAGTTACAGTTGAAGGAATACTTCTAAATAAAGTTTATAATCAAAAGATATTTGAAAATGTAGTACCATATATCAAAAATAACACCCATGTTAAAAATGTTTTAAAAGTATCTAAATTAAAAATAAAAGGACGTGGATTTACTCCAGAAGTTGAAATCAGATATGATTTATTTTCAAAATATGCTCTGGAATGTATTGAAGAAAATATAGATATAAACATAATAGCTGATATGGCTAAAAATGTAGAATTCAATAGAATTGTTCCTTTTGAAGAAATAAAAAACAAGGTGATATAA